From the genome of Variovorax sp. RA8, one region includes:
- a CDS encoding VOC family protein, whose product MDITIHSSFLPHNDPEASLAFYRDTLGFEVRNDVGYNGMRWITVGPAGQPGTSIVLYPPAASPGITDDERRTIAEMMAKGTFATLLLATHDLDGAFERLQAGGAEVVQEPTEQPYGVRDCAFRDPAGSLVRLQELRPAQ is encoded by the coding sequence ATGGACATCACCATCCACTCGAGCTTCCTGCCGCACAACGACCCGGAAGCATCCCTGGCCTTCTATCGCGACACCCTCGGTTTCGAGGTGCGCAACGACGTGGGCTACAACGGCATGCGCTGGATCACGGTGGGCCCGGCCGGGCAGCCCGGCACGTCCATCGTCCTGTACCCGCCGGCTGCCAGTCCCGGCATCACCGACGACGAGCGCCGCACCATCGCCGAGATGATGGCCAAGGGCACCTTCGCCACCCTCCTCCTCGCGACCCACGACCTCGATGGCGCGTTCGAACGGCTGCAGGCCGGCGGCGCCGAGGTCGTCCAGGAGCCGACCGAGCAGCCGTACGGCGTTCGCGACTGTGCCTTCCGCGATCCCGCGGGCAGCCTGGTGCGCCTGCAGGAGCTGCGCCCGGCACAATGA
- a CDS encoding helix-turn-helix transcriptional regulator, whose protein sequence is MTPSPASTQRLRDLARLRRVRDRIDREYAQPLNVEALARDAGMSAGHLSRQFRLAYGESPYSYLMTRRIERAMALLRRGDLSVTEVCFEVGCASLGTFSTRFTELVGVPPSAYRRERTREAAGIPPCVAKQVTRPIRIREATPGEPP, encoded by the coding sequence ATGACACCCAGCCCCGCCTCGACGCAGCGCCTGCGCGACCTCGCCCGGCTGCGCCGCGTTCGCGACCGGATCGACCGGGAGTACGCGCAACCGCTGAACGTCGAGGCGCTCGCCCGCGACGCGGGCATGTCGGCTGGCCATCTCAGCCGGCAGTTCCGGCTTGCCTATGGCGAGTCGCCGTACAGCTACCTGATGACGCGCCGCATCGAGCGGGCGATGGCGCTGCTGCGCCGCGGCGACCTCAGCGTCACCGAGGTCTGCTTCGAGGTCGGCTGCGCATCGCTGGGAACCTTCAGCACCCGCTTTACCGAACTGGTCGGTGTGCCGCCCAGCGCCTATCGGCGCGAGCGGACGCGCGAGGCCGCAGGAATCCCGCCGTGCGTGGCGAAGCAGGTGACGCGACCGATCAGGATTCGAGAAGCGACGCCCGGCGAGCCGCCATAG
- the argH gene encoding argininosuccinate lyase produces the protein MTHNQLDKKSEAWSALFSEPMSDLVKRYTASVFFDKRLWQADIQGSLAHAGMLAAQGVISAEDHAAIERGMAQIRGEIESGAFDWKLELEDVHLNIEARLTQLVGDAGKRLHTGRSRNDQVATDVRLWLRGEIDLIGGLLGDLQRSLLAIAEKNAEVILPGFTHLQVAQPVSFGHHMLAYVEMFARDAERMADVRGRVNRLPLGAAALAGTSYPLDRELVARTLGMDGVCENSLDAVSDRDFAIEFAAAASLAMVHISRLSEELVLWTSQAFGFIDIADRFCTGSSIMPQKKNPDVPELARGKTGRVVGHLMGLITLMKGQPLAYNKDNQEDKEPLFDTVDTLKDTLRIFAEMVGGITVKPEAMEKAALRGYATATDLADYLVKKGLPFRDAHETVAHAVKAAISHKVDLSELPLSVLQTFHPKIEKDVYDVLSLRGSVHARNILGGTAPAQVRKQIARHRARLQ, from the coding sequence ATGACCCACAACCAACTCGACAAGAAATCCGAAGCCTGGTCCGCCCTGTTCTCCGAACCGATGAGCGACCTGGTCAAGCGCTACACCGCGAGCGTCTTCTTCGACAAGCGGCTGTGGCAGGCCGACATCCAGGGCTCGCTGGCGCATGCGGGCATGCTGGCGGCGCAGGGGGTGATCAGCGCCGAGGACCATGCGGCCATCGAGCGCGGCATGGCGCAGATCCGCGGCGAGATCGAGTCGGGCGCCTTCGACTGGAAGCTCGAGCTCGAGGACGTGCACCTGAACATCGAGGCGCGCCTCACGCAGCTGGTCGGCGATGCCGGCAAGCGCCTGCACACCGGCCGCAGCCGCAACGACCAGGTGGCCACCGACGTGCGGCTCTGGCTGCGCGGCGAGATCGACCTGATCGGCGGGCTGCTCGGCGACTTGCAGAGGTCGCTGCTGGCCATCGCGGAGAAGAACGCCGAGGTGATCCTGCCGGGCTTCACCCACCTGCAGGTCGCGCAGCCGGTGAGCTTCGGCCACCACATGCTGGCCTACGTCGAGATGTTCGCGAGGGACGCCGAGCGCATGGCCGACGTGCGCGGCCGCGTCAACCGCCTGCCGCTGGGCGCTGCGGCGCTGGCGGGCACCAGCTATCCGCTGGACCGGGAACTGGTGGCCCGCACGCTGGGCATGGACGGGGTGTGCGAGAACAGCCTGGACGCGGTGAGCGACCGCGACTTCGCGATCGAGTTCGCTGCAGCCGCCTCGCTGGCGATGGTGCACATCAGCCGGCTCAGCGAGGAACTGGTGCTCTGGACCAGCCAGGCCTTCGGCTTCATCGACATCGCCGACCGCTTCTGCACCGGCAGCTCGATCATGCCGCAGAAGAAGAACCCCGACGTGCCAGAACTCGCGCGCGGCAAGACCGGCCGCGTGGTGGGCCACCTCATGGGCCTGATCACGCTGATGAAGGGCCAGCCGCTGGCCTACAACAAGGACAACCAGGAGGACAAGGAGCCGCTGTTCGACACCGTGGACACGCTCAAGGACACGCTGCGCATCTTTGCCGAGATGGTGGGCGGCATCACGGTCAAGCCGGAGGCGATGGAGAAGGCCGCGCTGCGCGGCTACGCGACCGCCACCGACCTGGCCGACTACCTGGTGAAGAAGGGCCTGCCATTCCGCGACGCGCACGAGACCGTGGCGCATGCCGTCAAGGCCGCGATCTCGCACAAGGTGGATCTGTCGGAGCTGCCGCTGTCGGTGCTGCAGACCTTCCATCCGAAGATCGAGAAGGACGTGTACGACGTGCTGAGCTTGCGCGGCTCGGTGCATGCACGCAACATCCTCGGCGGAACCGCGCCGGCCCAGGTGCGCAAGCAGATCGCGCGGCACCGGGCACGACTGCAATAA
- a CDS encoding ATP-binding cassette domain-containing protein, which yields MSRTKKTDTRSPAPPAADSHDLIRVHGARVNNLKDVSIEIPKRRLTVFTGISGSGKSSLVFGTIAAESQRLINETYSVFVQGFMPALARPEVDVLEGLTTAIIVDQERMGANARSTVGTATDANALLRILFSRRGKPHVGSPNAFAFNVPSVRASGAITIERGAGKTVKQSFSRTGGMCPRCEGMGSVSDFDMAALYDDSKSLNEGALIIPGYSMDGWYGRIFRGCGFFDPDKPVRKFTKRELHDLLHKEPTKIKVDGINLTYQGVIPQIQKSFLSKDVDTLQPHVRAFVERVVTFSTCPECGGTRLSEAARSSRIKKISIADACAMQISDLAEWVRGLDEPSVAPLLAALAQTLDSFVEIGLGYLSLDRPSGTLSGGEAQRVKMIRYLGSALTDVTYVFDEPTTGLHPHDIQRMNELLLRLRDKGNTVLVVEHKPETIVIADHVVDLGPGAGTAGGTVCFEGSVERLRASGTLTGRHFDDRASLKQKVRKPTGVLPIRGAKTHNLRNVDVDIPLGVLVVVTGVAGSGKSSLVHGSIPAGAGVVTIDQAAIRGSRRSNPATYTGLLDPIRTAFAKANGVKPALFSANSEGACPNCNGAGVIYTDLGAMAGVATPCEECEGKRFQASVLEHHLGGRDISEVLAMPVAEAREFFGAGKARTPAAHAILERLEEVGLGYLSLGQPLTTLSGGERQRLKLATHMAEKGGIYVLDEPTAGLHLADVEQLLGLLDRLVDAGKSVIVVEHHQAVMAHADWIVDLGPGAGHDGGRIVFEGTPADLVAGRSTLTGKHLAGYVAR from the coding sequence ATGAGCAGGACCAAGAAAACCGACACCCGGTCTCCTGCGCCACCAGCCGCCGACAGCCACGACCTGATCCGCGTGCACGGCGCGCGCGTGAACAACCTGAAGGACGTCAGCATCGAGATCCCGAAGCGCCGGCTCACGGTGTTCACCGGCATCTCCGGCTCGGGCAAGAGCTCGCTGGTGTTCGGCACGATCGCCGCGGAATCCCAGCGGCTGATCAACGAGACCTACAGCGTCTTCGTACAGGGCTTCATGCCGGCACTGGCGCGGCCCGAGGTCGACGTGCTCGAAGGGCTGACGACCGCGATCATCGTCGACCAGGAGCGGATGGGCGCCAACGCGCGCTCGACGGTCGGCACCGCCACCGACGCCAACGCGCTGCTGCGCATCCTCTTCAGCCGGCGCGGGAAGCCGCACGTCGGTTCGCCCAACGCGTTCGCCTTCAACGTCCCCTCGGTCCGGGCAAGCGGCGCGATCACGATCGAACGCGGTGCCGGCAAGACCGTGAAGCAAAGCTTCAGCCGCACCGGCGGCATGTGTCCCCGCTGCGAGGGCATGGGCTCGGTCAGCGACTTCGACATGGCCGCGCTCTACGACGACAGCAAGTCCCTCAACGAGGGCGCGCTCATCATCCCCGGCTACAGCATGGACGGCTGGTACGGCCGCATCTTCCGCGGCTGCGGCTTCTTCGACCCGGACAAGCCGGTCCGCAAGTTCACCAAGAGAGAGCTGCACGACCTGCTCCACAAGGAGCCGACCAAGATCAAGGTCGACGGCATCAACCTGACCTACCAGGGCGTCATCCCGCAGATCCAGAAGTCCTTCCTGTCCAAGGATGTCGATACGTTGCAGCCGCACGTCCGCGCGTTCGTCGAGCGGGTGGTGACGTTCAGCACCTGTCCCGAGTGCGGCGGCACCCGGCTCAGCGAAGCCGCGCGGTCCTCGAGAATCAAGAAGATCAGCATCGCCGACGCCTGTGCGATGCAGATCAGCGACCTGGCCGAATGGGTGCGCGGCCTTGACGAGCCTTCGGTGGCGCCGCTGCTCGCCGCGCTGGCGCAGACGCTCGACTCGTTCGTGGAAATCGGGCTGGGCTACCTCTCGCTCGACCGGCCGTCGGGCACGCTGTCGGGCGGCGAGGCGCAGCGCGTCAAGATGATCCGCTACCTCGGCTCCGCGCTCACCGATGTCACCTACGTCTTCGACGAGCCCACCACGGGGCTGCACCCGCACGACATCCAGCGGATGAACGAGCTGCTGCTGCGGCTGCGCGACAAGGGCAACACGGTGCTCGTCGTGGAGCACAAGCCGGAGACGATCGTGATCGCCGACCACGTCGTCGACCTCGGCCCCGGCGCGGGGACGGCGGGCGGCACCGTGTGCTTCGAGGGCAGTGTCGAGCGACTGCGGGCCAGCGGCACCCTCACCGGCCGGCATTTCGACGACCGTGCCTCCCTGAAGCAGAAGGTGCGCAAGCCCACGGGCGTGCTTCCGATCCGCGGCGCGAAGACGCACAACCTGCGCAACGTGGACGTGGACATCCCGCTCGGGGTGCTGGTCGTCGTCACCGGCGTTGCGGGCTCCGGCAAGAGCTCGCTCGTGCACGGATCGATTCCCGCCGGCGCAGGCGTCGTGACCATCGACCAGGCCGCGATCCGCGGCTCGCGACGCAGCAACCCCGCGACGTACACCGGACTGCTCGACCCCATCCGCACAGCCTTCGCGAAGGCCAACGGCGTGAAGCCGGCACTCTTCAGCGCCAACTCCGAGGGCGCCTGCCCCAACTGCAACGGCGCCGGCGTCATCTACACCGACCTGGGCGCCATGGCCGGCGTCGCCACCCCGTGCGAGGAGTGCGAGGGGAAGCGGTTCCAGGCATCGGTGCTGGAGCACCACCTCGGCGGCCGTGACATCAGCGAGGTGCTCGCCATGCCGGTGGCAGAGGCCAGGGAATTCTTCGGCGCCGGAAAGGCGCGCACGCCAGCCGCGCATGCCATTCTCGAACGGCTGGAGGAGGTGGGCCTGGGCTACCTCAGCCTCGGCCAGCCGCTGACCACGCTGTCCGGCGGCGAGCGGCAGCGGCTCAAGCTGGCGACCCACATGGCCGAGAAGGGCGGCATCTACGTGCTCGACGAGCCGACCGCCGGCCTGCACCTCGCCGACGTCGAGCAACTGCTGGGCCTGCTCGACCGGCTCGTCGACGCCGGCAAGTCGGTCATCGTCGTGGAGCACCACCAGGCGGTCATGGCGCACGCGGACTGGATCGTCGACCTCGGCCCCGGCGCCGGCCACGACGGCGGCCGGATCGTCTTCGAGGGCACGCCGGCCGACCTTGTCGCCGGGCGCTCGACGCTGACCGGCAAGCACCTGGCGGGCTACGTCGCTCGCTGA
- a CDS encoding UDP-glucuronic acid decarboxylase family protein, giving the protein MRQYNASKKVLVTGGAGFLGSHLCDRLIEQGHDVLCVDNFFTGTKRNIEHLLDHPRFELMRHDVTFPLYVEVDEIFNLACPASPIHYQHDPVQTTKTSVHGAINMLGLAKRVRAKILQASTSEVYGDPEIHPQVEAYWGRVNPIGIRSCYDEGKRCAETLFFDYYRQHKLRIKVVRIFNTYGPRMHMNDGRVVSNFIVQALKGEDITIYGDGQQTRSFCYVDDLVEAMLRMMGTGDEVPGPINIGNPGEFSMLELANKVIELTGSKSQLMRMPLPADDPKQRRPDITLARQELGGWEPKTQLEEGLKKTIAYFDKALSETTAG; this is encoded by the coding sequence ATGCGGCAATACAACGCTTCCAAGAAAGTCCTGGTCACCGGCGGCGCCGGCTTCCTGGGCAGCCACCTCTGTGACCGGCTCATCGAGCAGGGCCACGACGTCCTGTGCGTCGACAACTTCTTCACCGGCACCAAGCGCAACATCGAGCACCTGCTCGACCATCCGCGCTTCGAGCTGATGCGGCACGACGTGACCTTCCCGCTGTATGTGGAGGTGGACGAGATCTTCAACCTGGCCTGCCCTGCTTCGCCCATCCACTACCAGCACGACCCGGTGCAGACCACCAAGACCAGCGTGCACGGCGCGATCAACATGCTGGGGCTGGCCAAGCGGGTGCGCGCCAAGATCCTGCAGGCCTCCACCAGCGAGGTCTACGGCGACCCGGAGATCCATCCGCAGGTCGAAGCCTACTGGGGCCGCGTCAACCCGATCGGCATCCGCAGCTGCTACGACGAGGGCAAGCGCTGCGCCGAGACGCTGTTCTTCGACTACTACCGCCAGCACAAGCTGCGCATCAAGGTCGTGCGCATCTTCAACACCTACGGCCCGCGCATGCACATGAACGACGGCCGCGTGGTGTCCAACTTCATCGTGCAGGCGCTCAAGGGCGAGGACATCACCATCTACGGCGACGGGCAGCAGACGCGCAGCTTCTGCTACGTGGACGACCTGGTGGAGGCGATGCTGCGGATGATGGGCACCGGCGACGAGGTGCCGGGCCCGATCAACATCGGCAACCCCGGCGAGTTCTCGATGCTGGAGCTCGCCAACAAGGTGATCGAGCTCACCGGCTCCAAGAGCCAGCTGATGCGCATGCCGCTGCCCGCGGACGACCCCAAGCAGCGCCGGCCCGACATCACGCTCGCCCGGCAGGAGCTCGGCGGCTGGGAGCCGAAGACCCAGCTCGAGGAAGGCTTGAAGAAGACCATCGCCTATTTCGACAAGGCGCTCTCCGAAACCACGGCAGGCTGA
- a CDS encoding DUF3455 domain-containing protein translates to MTLRLLALLAAAASLAACSGMGMNKPMAYSQAGLPDAVKVPTGHQVAMETVGAGDITYECRARANAPGQHEWVFVGPDARLLDRGGRQVGKYYGPPATWESMDGSRLTGSQVAVAPNGSGNIPYQLVKANPATGSGAMQGVSYIQRVATQGGTAPAAACSAASAGQKQVVKYQADYIFYRAM, encoded by the coding sequence ATGACCTTGCGCCTCCTCGCCCTCCTCGCAGCCGCCGCCAGCCTCGCCGCTTGCTCCGGCATGGGCATGAACAAGCCCATGGCGTATTCGCAAGCCGGCCTCCCCGACGCCGTCAAGGTGCCCACCGGCCACCAGGTCGCGATGGAAACGGTCGGCGCGGGCGACATCACCTACGAATGCCGCGCCAGGGCCAACGCGCCCGGGCAGCACGAATGGGTCTTCGTCGGCCCCGACGCCCGCCTGCTGGACCGCGGCGGCAGGCAGGTCGGCAAGTACTACGGCCCGCCGGCCACCTGGGAGAGCATGGACGGCTCCCGCCTCACGGGCAGCCAGGTCGCGGTCGCGCCCAACGGCAGCGGCAACATCCCCTACCAGCTCGTGAAGGCCAACCCGGCGACGGGCAGCGGTGCGATGCAGGGGGTGAGCTACATCCAGCGCGTGGCCACCCAGGGCGGCACGGCGCCGGCCGCGGCTTGCAGCGCGGCGTCGGCGGGGCAGAAGCAGGTGGTGAAGTACCAGGCCGACTACATCTTTTACCGCGCGATGTGA
- a CDS encoding UDP-glucose dehydrogenase family protein, giving the protein MNVTIIGTGYVGLVTGACLADIGNNVLCVDVDKRKIDTLNAGGIPIYEPGLGDLVESNAAAKRLRFSTDIEASVAHGDIQFIAVGTPPDEDGSADLQYVLAAARNIGKYMNGFKVVVDKSTVPVGTADKVAAVIQEELDKRGRPDLRFSVVSNPEFLKEGAAVEDFMRPDRIVIGYSDDENGREALAAMRKLYAPFNRHHERTRVMDVRSAEFTKYAANAMLATRISFMNELANLADRVGADIEAVRQGIGSDPRIGYSFLYAGTGYGGSCFPKDIQALTRIARENGQTLRVLESVEAVNDEQKRVLTQKVLDRFGSDLSGRSFALWGLAFKPNTDDMREAPSRVVLDTLLRAGARVVAHDPIAVDETKRVLQLDFADAPALLERISFSSAKDPLEVLADADALIIVTEWKAYRSPNLERLKALMKSPVIFDGRNLYEPGIMKEAGVIYQGIGRNSR; this is encoded by the coding sequence ATGAACGTCACCATCATCGGTACCGGCTACGTCGGTCTTGTCACCGGCGCCTGTCTCGCCGACATCGGCAACAACGTTCTGTGCGTGGACGTCGACAAGCGCAAGATCGACACCCTCAACGCGGGCGGCATCCCGATCTACGAACCGGGCCTCGGCGACCTGGTCGAATCGAACGCCGCGGCGAAGCGCCTCCGCTTCTCGACCGACATCGAGGCCTCGGTGGCGCACGGCGACATCCAGTTCATCGCGGTGGGAACGCCGCCCGACGAGGACGGCAGCGCCGACCTGCAATACGTGCTGGCGGCGGCGCGCAACATCGGCAAGTACATGAACGGATTCAAGGTCGTGGTCGACAAGTCGACAGTGCCGGTGGGCACGGCCGACAAGGTCGCGGCCGTGATCCAGGAGGAGCTCGACAAGCGCGGCCGCCCCGACCTGCGCTTCTCGGTGGTGAGCAACCCCGAGTTCCTCAAGGAAGGCGCGGCGGTCGAGGACTTCATGCGGCCCGACCGCATCGTCATCGGCTACAGCGACGACGAGAACGGCCGCGAGGCGCTGGCGGCGATGCGCAAGCTCTACGCGCCCTTCAACCGCCACCACGAGCGCACCCGCGTGATGGACGTGCGCTCCGCCGAGTTCACCAAGTACGCGGCCAACGCGATGCTGGCCACCCGCATCAGCTTCATGAACGAGCTGGCCAACCTGGCCGACCGCGTGGGCGCCGACATCGAGGCGGTGCGCCAGGGCATCGGCTCCGACCCGCGCATCGGCTATAGCTTTCTCTACGCCGGCACCGGCTACGGCGGCAGCTGCTTCCCGAAGGACATCCAGGCGCTCACGCGCATCGCGCGCGAGAACGGGCAGACGCTGCGAGTGCTGGAGTCGGTCGAGGCGGTCAACGACGAGCAGAAGCGCGTGCTGACGCAGAAGGTGCTCGACCGCTTCGGTTCCGACCTCAGCGGCCGCAGCTTCGCGCTGTGGGGCCTGGCCTTCAAGCCCAACACCGACGACATGCGCGAGGCCCCGAGCCGCGTGGTGCTCGACACGCTGCTGCGCGCCGGCGCGCGCGTGGTGGCGCACGACCCGATCGCGGTCGACGAGACCAAGCGCGTGCTTCAGCTGGACTTCGCGGATGCGCCGGCGCTGCTGGAGCGCATCAGCTTCTCCTCGGCCAAGGACCCGCTGGAGGTGCTGGCCGATGCCGACGCGCTGATCATCGTGACCGAATGGAAGGCCTACCGCAGCCCCAATCTGGAGCGACTCAAGGCGTTGATGAAGTCACCGGTGATCTTCGACGGCCGCAACCTCTACGAGCCTGGCATCATGAAGGAAGCCGGCGTCATCTACCAGGGCATCGGGCGCAACAGCCGCTGA
- a CDS encoding glycosyltransferase family 2 protein, which translates to MEQNSCVVVILTFNSASIIRETVSQAKKVSPSVFVVDSHSTDNTVALLEELGCTVVQRPFSNYSDQRNWAISQIEGTCRWQLHLDADEVLDDQAVGEIRALLAGTPRFDAYMLRRRDYFMGKMLRFSGVNPWHLRLFRSGAGRCESRLYDQHFISTATPGRLQGFMHDKNSARLTDWIASHNRWSDAEAKEKLGPRLAADNVLKPRLMGDARERTRFIKEIYYKLPTGLRSLSYFIYRYVFRLGFLDGTTGFYFAFFQALWFRMLVDAKMYEQRTAQRPAAELKAKAPQPIPPME; encoded by the coding sequence ATGGAACAAAACTCCTGCGTCGTCGTCATCCTGACCTTCAATTCCGCCTCGATCATCCGGGAGACCGTGTCGCAGGCGAAGAAGGTGAGCCCGAGTGTCTTCGTGGTCGACTCGCATTCGACGGACAACACCGTCGCCCTCCTCGAGGAACTGGGCTGCACCGTGGTGCAGCGGCCCTTCTCCAACTACAGCGACCAGCGCAACTGGGCGATCTCGCAGATCGAGGGGACCTGCCGCTGGCAACTGCACCTGGACGCCGACGAGGTGCTGGATGACCAGGCGGTGGGAGAGATCCGGGCCTTGCTCGCCGGCACGCCGCGCTTCGACGCCTACATGCTGCGCCGGCGCGACTACTTCATGGGCAAGATGCTGCGCTTCTCGGGCGTCAACCCCTGGCACCTGCGGCTGTTCCGCTCAGGCGCCGGGCGCTGCGAGTCGCGGCTCTACGACCAGCACTTCATCAGCACCGCCACGCCCGGCCGCCTCCAGGGCTTCATGCACGACAAGAATTCGGCCCGGCTCACCGACTGGATTGCCAGCCACAACCGCTGGAGCGACGCCGAGGCCAAGGAGAAGCTGGGCCCGCGCCTGGCCGCCGACAATGTGCTGAAGCCCCGGCTGATGGGCGACGCGCGCGAGCGCACGCGCTTCATCAAGGAGATCTACTACAAGCTGCCGACCGGGCTGCGCTCGCTCAGCTACTTCATCTACCGCTACGTCTTCCGGCTTGGCTTCCTGGACGGCACCACCGGCTTCTATTTCGCCTTTTTTCAGGCATTGTGGTTCCGCATGCTGGTCGACGCGAAGATGTACGAACAGCGCACGGCCCAGCGCCCGGCGGCTGAACTGAAGGCCAAGGCCCCCCAACCGATTCCCCCTATGGAGTGA
- a CDS encoding sensor histidine kinase produces the protein MRSPSILSTTPQAPSPARTRGPARAGAAIFDACQIGVVLRTVMFVEAVVAAATLFQAPTPSEWLMLLATVTGGALPATLLWLLAACWLKKLLGRLPRAGQYAAGALLGAVAALYGCGLLRLTGVVGSAPWIASALAGAMFAALVMAALVLRARGQTPAAMTARLEELQSRIRPHFLFNTLNSAIALVREEPAKAEAMLEDLSELFRHALADAGESVTLADEISLAERYLAIEQVRFGERLRIRWDIDPAANGARLPPLLLQPLVENAVKHGVEPSPEGAKIRIRTERRGGMAVIEVVNSLPPLRWADEPLPRGHGIALANVRDRLHLLHDVQAQFSAGMEQKAYRVRIAIPVQA, from the coding sequence ATGCGCAGCCCATCGATTTTATCGACCACCCCTCAGGCGCCGTCCCCGGCACGGACCCGCGGACCTGCGCGCGCCGGCGCCGCGATCTTCGATGCCTGCCAGATCGGCGTGGTGCTGCGCACCGTGATGTTCGTCGAGGCGGTGGTGGCGGCCGCCACCTTGTTCCAGGCGCCCACGCCGTCCGAGTGGCTGATGCTGCTGGCCACCGTGACCGGTGGCGCCCTGCCGGCCACGCTGCTGTGGCTGCTGGCGGCCTGCTGGCTCAAGAAGCTGCTGGGCCGCCTGCCGCGCGCCGGGCAGTACGCGGCCGGAGCGCTGCTCGGGGCCGTCGCCGCACTCTATGGCTGCGGCCTGCTGCGGCTCACCGGCGTGGTGGGCAGCGCGCCGTGGATCGCCAGCGCCCTGGCGGGGGCGATGTTCGCGGCGCTGGTGATGGCCGCGCTGGTGCTGCGCGCGCGCGGCCAGACGCCCGCGGCCATGACCGCGCGCCTGGAGGAGCTGCAGTCGCGCATCCGTCCGCACTTTCTCTTCAACACCCTGAACAGCGCCATCGCGCTCGTTCGCGAGGAGCCGGCCAAGGCCGAGGCCATGCTGGAAGACCTGAGCGAGCTGTTCCGCCACGCCCTGGCGGATGCGGGCGAATCGGTCACCCTGGCCGACGAGATCTCGCTGGCCGAGCGCTACCTGGCGATCGAGCAGGTCCGCTTCGGGGAGCGGCTGCGCATCCGCTGGGACATCGACCCCGCTGCCAACGGCGCGCGCCTGCCGCCCCTGCTGCTGCAGCCACTGGTCGAGAACGCGGTCAAGCATGGCGTCGAGCCCAGCCCCGAGGGCGCGAAGATCCGCATCCGAACCGAGCGCCGCGGCGGCATGGCAGTCATCGAGGTGGTCAACAGCCTGCCGCCGCTGCGCTGGGCCGACGAGCCCCTGCCGCGCGGCCACGGCATCGCGCTGGCCAACGTGCGCGACCGGCTGCACCTGCTGCACGACGTGCAGGCGCAGTTCAGCGCCGGCATGGAGCAAAAGGCCTACCGCGTGCGCATCGCCATTCCGGTACAAGCGTGA
- a CDS encoding class I SAM-dependent methyltransferase — MQSAGAATFDEAYYRRYYFDKKTKVVDPQHVERLGAFVCAYLRYLRVPVRRVLDVGCGIGLWRDIVARQFPLASYHGVEFSEYLCGRYGWERGSVVDYQAGKPFDFVICQGVLPYLSPPDLKRALRNFSLLSQGALYVEAVTREDFARDIVDEDLTDPHIFRHSAEVYRRGLSRHFQEVGGGVWLSRQAELPLFALECAAE, encoded by the coding sequence ATGCAATCAGCCGGTGCCGCCACCTTCGACGAAGCCTATTACCGGCGCTACTACTTCGACAAGAAGACCAAGGTGGTGGACCCGCAACATGTCGAGCGCTTGGGCGCGTTCGTCTGCGCCTACCTGCGCTACCTGCGCGTGCCTGTAAGGCGAGTGCTGGACGTCGGGTGCGGCATCGGGCTGTGGCGCGACATCGTGGCGCGGCAATTCCCATTGGCCAGTTACCACGGCGTGGAGTTCAGCGAATACCTGTGCGGGCGCTACGGATGGGAGCGCGGCTCGGTGGTGGACTACCAGGCGGGGAAGCCTTTCGACTTCGTCATCTGCCAGGGCGTGCTGCCCTATCTCAGCCCGCCGGATTTGAAGCGCGCCTTGCGCAACTTCAGCCTTCTGAGTCAGGGCGCCCTGTATGTGGAGGCCGTGACGCGCGAGGACTTCGCGCGCGACATCGTGGATGAAGACCTGACAGACCCGCACATCTTTCGCCACAGCGCCGAGGTGTACCGGCGCGGCCTTTCGCGTCACTTCCAGGAGGTGGGCGGCGGCGTGTGGCTGAGCCGGCAAGCCGAACTTCCACTGTTTGCCCTGGAGTGCGCAGCAGAATGA